Proteins co-encoded in one Euleptes europaea isolate rEulEur1 chromosome 1, rEulEur1.hap1, whole genome shotgun sequence genomic window:
- the LOC130477565 gene encoding hepatic lectin-like, translated as MDEEKFQDNFRTYAGRNTVQRPLFVIYILLAVSYLLIVIGFAVTLSKATTLSSQLIETQGKLKKYPTSHDFRLFPCGPDTRQWEYFNGKCYYFSLQAVPWQQAKTKCEEQHAKLVIIDGFPKQNFIQTRTRNERFWIGLHEPQTEEWTWLDGSDYRTGFKYWKQGEPNNYLRRDEDCAQVWINGEWNDYICSSPSYYICEKPLPSTPPASSKGK; from the exons ATGGATGAAGAGAAGTTTCAGGATAACTTTCGGACTTACGCAG GAAGAAATACTGTTCAGAGGCCCTTATTCGTCATCTACATCTTGCTGGCTGTCTCGTACTTGCTGATTGTCATTGGTTTTGCCGTGACCCTCTCCAAAG CCACAACATTGTCGTCGCAGTTGATCGAGACCCAGGGCAAGTTGAAGAAGTACCCCACCAGCCACGATTTCCGCT tGTTCCCCTGCGGCCCTGACACCAGACAGTGGGAGTACTTCAACGGGAAGTGTTACTACTTCTCCTTACAAGCCGTTCCCTGGCAACAGGCCAAGACCAAGTGTGAAGAGCAACATGCCAAGCTGGTCATCATCGATGGCTTCCCCAAGCAG AATTTCATACAGACACGAACTAGGAATGAGCGCTTTTGGATTGGACTTCATGAGCCGCAGACAGAAGAATGGACATGGTTGGATGGCAGCGACTACAGAACAGGTTTCAA GTACTGGAAGCAGGGAGAACCCAACAATTACCTGCGGCGGGATGAGGACTGTGCCCAAGTCTGGATCAATGGGGAATGGAACGATTACATCTGCAGCTCCCCTTCTTATTACATCTGCGAGAAGCCCTTGCCGAGCACCCCTCCGGCATCATCCAAAGGAAAGTGA
- the LOC130477575 gene encoding hepatic lectin-like has protein sequence MDEDKAEDDIRTYTERNWHWFNSKPYFHVYVLLAISYLLILIFFVVGLSRVTSLSSKLSEVDSEIPELPAGLNDQLFPCGPDTRQWEYFNGKCYYFSLETAPWIRAHARCAEKQSQLVVINSMAEQNFIQMRTRNERYWIGLTDVDAEGVWKWVDGSDYYSGFLFWKPGEPNDDRHNEDCAHVWNNGEWNDVFCTYLCYYICEKPLPSRVRAHHSGT, from the exons ATGGATGAAGACAAGGCTGAAGATGACATCCGGACCTACACAG AAAGAAACTGGCATTGGTTCAACTCAAAGCCCTACTTCCACGTTTATGTGCTCCTGGCCATCTCTTACCTGCTGATTCTCATTTTCTTCGTCGTTGGACTTTCCAGAG TAACATCACTTTCGTCAAAACTGAGTGAAGTTGACTCGGAGATTCCAGAGCTACCTGCTGGACTCAACGATCAAT TGTTCCCCTGCGGGCCTGACACCAGACAGTGGGAGTATTTCAACGGGAAGTGTTACTACTTCTCCTTAGAAACCGCTCCTTGGATCAGAGCCCACGCCCGATGTGCGGAGAAGCAATCCCAACTGGTCGTCATCAACAGCATGGCTGAACAG AATTTCATCCAGATGCGGACCAGAAACGAGCGCTATTGGATCGGATTGACGGACGTGGATGCCGAAGGAGTGTGGAAATGGGTGGATGGTAGTGATTACTACAGTGGCTTCTT GTTCTGGAAGCCAGGGGAGCCCAATGACGACCGACATAATGAGGATTGTGCGCATGTGTGGAACAATGGGGAATGGAACGATGTCTTCTGCACCTACCTCTGTTACTACATCTGTGAGAAGCCTTTGCCAAGCAGAGTCAGAGCGCATCACAGCGGGACCTAG